Sequence from the Candidatus Dormiibacterota bacterium genome:
CGTGTGCCTCGCCTGGGGTTCGCGCCTTGCCCGACGACTAGCGCCGAACGTTGGTATTGATGCGTTCGAGGAACGCCACGAACGCCGCGCGATCTCGGGTTGAAAATCCTGTCAGTGCACGCTCGGCCTCATCGCTGAACAGGCGAGCGACCTCGGCTTTCTTATTCGTTCCAAGGGGCGTGAGCCGAATGCGTATGGAACGCGCGTCGGTCCCGTGCGCTTCGCGTTGTACCAAACCGTCGCGCACCATTCGCTGCACGGTTCGGGTGACGGTCGGCATCTCGACGTCGAGCCGATCGGCGAGTTCGCGCGGCGTCGACCCGTCGTGATCCCACAGGACGCGCAGCACTTGATACTGCCCCAGCCGCAAGCCGTGACTTTGCAGAATGCGGTCGAGCCGTGCGCGTAAGCCACGAACGGCGCTCCCGAAAACGGCAAAGAAGTCTTGGCTCATCGTACGAGCGGCAGAATATTGCTTGGCGTGAGGGGATAAAAGGCCATCACGATCACGACGACCGCGCAGATCACCGCGCTCGCCCACGCGAGGGGCACCGCCGGGCTGGCGTCGTGCGGGTGCGCGTGCTCGTCGCGAGCGTACATCGCGCGCACGATCTTCGCATAAGCGTAGAGCGAGATCGCCGTGCCGACGATCAGCACGCCTCCGAGCCATGCGTAGCCGTTGCTCACGCTGCTCGAAAGGATCAAGATCTTTCCGAGGAAACCGGCGGTCGGCGGTAAGCCGGCCATCGCGATCAGGAACACGCTCATCAACGCGGCTGCCAACGGGCGTCGCTTGGCCAGGCCGCGATAGTTGGCGAGCCGCGAGCCTTCTTCGCCATCGCCCGACAGCGTCGCGGCGATCGCAAATGCACCGAGATTCATGACCGCATACGCCACGAGGTAGTAGATGGCGTAGCGCAATCCGAGCGCGGAGCCACCCGCTAGCGCGGTGAGGATATAGCCGACCTGCGCGATACCGGAGAACGCGATCAAGCGTTTGAGATCGTGTTGCGCGAGCATCCCGACGTTGCCGGCGATCATCGAAATCGCAGCGATCACCCAGATCGGCAGCAACAACTTTTCGGCGATCGTGCTGGGAACCGCCGCATAGATGAAGCGC
This genomic interval carries:
- a CDS encoding MarR family transcriptional regulator, yielding MSQDFFAVFGSAVRGLRARLDRILQSHGLRLGQYQVLRVLWDHDGSTPRELADRLDVEMPTVTRTVQRMVRDGLVQREAHGTDARSIRIRLTPLGTNKKAEVARLFSDEAERALTGFSTRDRAAFVAFLERINTNVRR